A genomic stretch from Papio anubis isolate 15944 chromosome 18, Panubis1.0, whole genome shotgun sequence includes:
- the SPATA33 gene encoding spermatogenesis-associated protein 33 isoform X1 has product MGLSKSKQKPSKGEEQKKEPIHSVPKSKDKLMEKHSQETRQADRESEKPVDSLHLASATAKHVSPAASQEEKPDVKQKSSRKKVVVPQIIITRASNETLTSGSSSGSDQQRTIREQEDWGPYRRHRNPSTADAYSSRLKE; this is encoded by the exons ATGGGCCTTtccaaaagcaaacagaaacccAGCAAAG GTGAGGAGCAAAAGAAGGAACCCATCCATTCGGTTCCAAAATCTAAGGATAAGTTGATGGAGAAGCATTCGCAGGAAACCAGGCAGGCAGACAGGGAGTCGGAGAAGCCTGTGGACAGCCTCCACCTGGCGTCCGCGACAGCCAAGCACGTGTCGCCGGCAGCTTCGCAGGAAG AGAAACCTGATGTAAAGCAAAAGTCCAGCAGGAAGAAAGTGGTCGTTCCACAGATCATCATCACGCGAGCGTCAAACGAGACGCTCACCAGCGGCAGTTCCAGCGGGAGTGACCAGCAGAGAACCATTCGGGAGCAGGAGGACTGGGGCCCCTACCGGCGGCACAGGAACCCCAGCACCGCAGATGCCTACAGTTCACGTCTCAAAGAATAA
- the SPATA33 gene encoding spermatogenesis-associated protein 33 isoform X2, with product MEKHSQETRQADRESEKPVDSLHLASATAKHVSPAASQEEKPDVKQKSSRKKVVVPQIIITRASNETLTSGSSSGSDQQRTIREQEDWGPYRRHRNPSTADAYSSRLKE from the exons ATGGAGAAGCATTCGCAGGAAACCAGGCAGGCAGACAGGGAGTCGGAGAAGCCTGTGGACAGCCTCCACCTGGCGTCCGCGACAGCCAAGCACGTGTCGCCGGCAGCTTCGCAGGAAG AGAAACCTGATGTAAAGCAAAAGTCCAGCAGGAAGAAAGTGGTCGTTCCACAGATCATCATCACGCGAGCGTCAAACGAGACGCTCACCAGCGGCAGTTCCAGCGGGAGTGACCAGCAGAGAACCATTCGGGAGCAGGAGGACTGGGGCCCCTACCGGCGGCACAGGAACCCCAGCACCGCAGATGCCTACAGTTCACGTCTCAAAGAATAA